ttttccctttttgttttgttttgtttgaGCCCGCAAACAAATCGGGCCCGCAAAAGTGTGCTCAATGGACACGCGAAGGCGGGAGGAAAGGAAGCGTCGCGCGGTCGGTCGGAGCGGCGGATTACGAATTAAGCGCAAGAGGGTCGATTAATTCACAGGTgggagaagaggaggagggagaTAATACCACAAAGCTCCTACGAGATATCCgttagttaaataaataagaagcGGCACGTCTCTCTCGAAGAAACGGCCCGGCTCGGCGATTCATAAATTACGAAGGAACGCGGGGTGCCCTCCTTCATCATCTCCATCGATTTTCGCTTTCGAATTACGCTCGAAATATATTCCACGTTATACATCGCTAAGGGCAACGTGAAATAATATCGAGTTGTGTGTGGCAAACTATATTAACTATATGAAAACTACGTCGCATAAAACGTGGCGTGATAGTCTCGAGGAAGGATTCGGCACGCGCGTCCCTTCGGCTTAGCTCAACTAAGGAATAAGTAACAATAATGGCGATAAtggtaataacaataataataatgataataatgataataatgatgagatgataataataataataataaatataggcGAGGCGCCGCCGTGTGTCGATAGCTTTCGTATTCTATAACTTGGatcgcgcgcgatcgagaTCGCCTTTATTCGGTCGCCTGATTCGTGTCGACAATTTCCCATTTCAGATTCCCGCGTGTTACGTTACGAAACGTAAGTCGTATGTCGCGATATTTCGTCCCTTTGTTGTTCAATTTTCTTACGAAATCTTCACGCGTAGTCCGTTAGTGCtagataaaacttttatatacgtCGCAAGAGCGTTCGCGCGACGCAAGCGAGGAGGAGAGGCTTTTTCTCGTAATTAggtttcttcttcctttcttttctttctactTTTGACGGTCCATCTTCCGTTGCTGCTTATCATTTGACTATTATAGGCGCGACCGAGAAAGTGGTGTCGATTAAATAATTGGCGCTTcctcctcttttctttcttttctttcattaattggTGTTATATATATCATCCAGTATAGTagaaatcttattattttctctcaaCGGCTTTCCAATGTCGCGATTAATGTTCGAAGAACCGAAGGAATTCTCTGgacaattttttcttcaaaatttatttaattataagttaattatgaaaataatttctcgcggAATAACGCCTACCTTTCTGCGCAAAGTAAGATTTGaaaattcaagatatttttgttaGGGATTTTGGGACTCGCCACGATTCTAAATCCATTTCCGTTCTCTTCGGAGATTAtctctatttattttcaaatattacatGATATATGGCTTGCTATGCTGAACAATTCCTACTAATGATAGAGTTTGAGACAGGGAGCCAGATAGCAGAGTGATgtcgatattaataatgttttaatgacGTCTCCAACGTCAATAATACGTCATTAAGATGTCTTTAAATGTCACGTTACCTGGGGAAGAGAGTTCGGGACCAATGGCTAATGTATCTATCACATTATCaggaatatttcaatatttgataaacaCACAAACCATTTACTTTCGgcataaattgtatttattttcgtacctcataaaatttctcaaatcTTTCTATTACaacaatatatactatatctTTCGccgaaaaataataactgcTTACTTAATCGCCCAATTATTGAATCAACACCATTTTTTCAAACGgtcgatataattttgaaaaaaagatggAACTCTAATTACTCGCGTTTTGCCATCAACGAGGTAATATTAAGTAGATTTTGATTTTAGTGTATCGATCGGTTTGTTTAAATGGTTATTCGCATAAAACCGATGCTCCTTTgtattttcctcttttttcttgcgttttttaaacagaaataacGGAAGTTTCTCTCTCTAAAACTTTCTATTATGAGATCGAGATATCTGTCACTTAAATCGAGTTATCGAGTTATGGAGCCTCCGACATTGAGCTGTGATTTCGAAGTTCATCAATCACGCGATATATATGCTTTTCTCGACCCTCCGTTTTCGCCAGGCATTCCACGTATCCGGTCACGTAATCGAAATATAACgaagattaataaattattagctCATGTTTGGGTGCTTTTTTCTCGTCTATTTCTCGCAATCCCGTTTAGATTGAAATCAGCGCAATCGAAATCTTAGGAAGACCTCTCACTCTACAACAACAACGCTACAAACAAATGTTATATCCGATTACGTACCGTATTTTTCGGTTTTATACgataaacgaaataaaaaccGATTGGTATACTgaacgtattattattacatcaatCAGATGTAGCGTATTCTCGATGTATGTCTCTACTTTCTCTACCTTTTTTCCTTTAGAAATACggaattatatttgatacgTAAGGAAATGAAGACTGAAGACGATATGGAATCccgttacattttttatatccatCAAGCTAACGTATTTAAGAATTGAAAATGCTACAAACAAATGTTATATCCGATTACGTACCGTATTTTTCGGTTTTATACgataaacgaaataaaaaccGATTGGTATACTgaacgtattattattacatcaatCAGATGTAGCGTATTCTCGATGTATGTCTCACAAAAAGATAACGAGTATaagttctttaattaattacaattttgtgtGTGTCATCATGCACATTAACTTACATATGTCGTTCCTTTCTTGTAATTTCTCTTGTAAAAACGAACATCGAGAAGTACACTACACACTCGATCAATTTATGATGCTATTGACTCAAGTAATATAAAAGAGTACCGgtatcgataaaattatgtatggtattgaaaattttagtcCGATGTTCGCCGGACGTCCGATTTTATGttcattaattctttttaacatcttggttttctaaaagaaaatagagaTACCGCGGCGgtacaatcaaaattattttcggatCGTGCATTCCTCGCGCGTATAATTTTTTCGGAATCGCGCGGTCCTTACTTAACAGTACCTCGTCGTTGGGCTTTCAATATCTCTAGTAGTTTCAGACAATCGTAGTTCGGGCAGCTCGCGCAGCTCTCGTCCGAACCAGTCGGACGTTGTGCCTTCGTCCGGCGGCCGAGGATGGTTTCGACATTTCGAACGAAACGTAttttatctccttttttttagtcgaattttttttttctgcacaGCCGCGGCTGTTTTGCCCCGCGGTGCCTCGTCGTAAGGGAGGGACTGATGAGGATCGACGTTTGTTAATGGAAGCGCTCGTCGAGCGGTCACATTGGCGTATCTCGCGATTCGCGTGATTCACTTTTCGCGCTGTAACTTGTCGCACATAGATCCAACGTggcgtgtatgtgtatgtgtgtgtgtgcgtgcgcgcgcgcgcgcgtgtgtgtaatACTGGTGATAATCATAGTCCCGAAGGGATAGCAAGGAGGAGCgataactctttttttttttactgacgGATACGTTTCTCTTGTCACAAATTCCACATCTTTTTTCACCTATTCTCTACTTTCGTATTTTATCGTGCTGTAGAAaagaattattgaatattttactttatatttattgctatTGAGTTCATATAGGAACGTGTCCGGGACAGCTATTATAGATTTTAGACACGACAAACTTttgactttttttctttctttttttttttttaataaagaggTACTTCGAAAGAAAGAGTAAgtgttaaaacaattaaaaatcgaCCGCTCGTCGTTGCTATCTTCCTTACTTCAATTTTCAATCGACCGTGACAAGCTGTGTTTTATTGATCTTCTACTTAATGTTTTCTTAAAGCACAATGAGATCTCCTCCTAGCTCCTCAGATCCTCGCCGCGTCCGCCGTCTGTTTCGAACTTCTCGCGACTGCCTTTTACGGAGATTTATTTCGATTGCCTCTTACGTCCCATGTTGCAGATCTTGAAGTGGCACAGGGACATGTCTGAAACATGAATCGCGTCCGTTACTCGCCGCTGCCGCAGCCGCATCGCGGTGAACGTTGCATCGTGACTTTTACGAattctttacatattaattataaatcgatagctattaaaattatttcaagtaaatCACTATCGCCCCGtatatacgaaatatattaacgtatatatttgttaaaaagttgTCGTCGCGTGTTTAAGCAaagaaacttaattttattgaacatTACAAGTCTAAATGAGAAGATCGTTCAAAATAATACGAATTATTACCACCCGTTTTAAACACGTTATTTGTGGAAGAGAGCACTCGTGCTTAagcaaacaaatttaattaccaATCTTCACATGTTAGTTCATCTATTTTTCTCcttctgaatttttttatttgatgcaattaaacagaaataatttgtcgGGTGACTTGAAATTGTCTGTTTATTATGGGGAATTTTGATCTAGCAGCTGttctaattttcaaatttttgagGTTAATCGGGACATGGTCGGTCACTCAAATCAAAATCTCCTTTACGAAATCTTTCGCTTTTTACGTCGTAACTCGTATGAGTAATTTCGCCTAGAACAGAACGCGGATTGTCTCGGCTTCAGCCGcacttttcaaattaaaacgcGAACAGAATCATCatctaatatgtattttatcgGCAGCCAACATGTTTACTACTGTCTTTTGAGATGATATTGATCTACCATGCCACATGGCATATTGTAGGCGAACTAGCACTTCGAGGCCACagtgaagaaaatatttgaactTTAAATGTTCTCTAagattaaaactaaaattagcGAATTGTGCACCTACTCACTTCAAATAAAAGGACTACTTGGAGCAATACGAATTATCATCATgcctattaatatttttagagttGCGTTCATATTTAAACaaacatacttaatttttagacGTCACGAAGTATCTCCGCGGTAAATGAAAAGACAAGAAGAAATTGCATTCGTATCTAACGAACAAACGTATAATTGTCAAATACCGCTTGTTACCTAAATTACCTTGTAATCTAAATGAAAAGTCTACGATCGACGATCTCCCTCTCGAGCTCGAGTCGAGGAATCAGTTTCGAAGAATCAATCAAGAAAGATacgcgcgagaaagagagaaagagaagcgaAAGACACGTAATGCGTCACGCGCCAATTGCTCCAATCAATTGTCATCGATGATCGTCTTCGATCGATCGAACGCGGCGCAGATTgccatatatacatgtatgcaaCACGCACGTTTGTTTCGCCGAGAAGAGTTTATTCGTAAGATTAGTGCGGTAGCCGAGaaacgctctctctctctctctctctctctctctctctctctctctctctctttctctgatTTCTTGGGGTCTTTCCCCGAACACTTATCtcgaaataaagagaaatatattctcgACCGCCTTTcccaaaaatgaaaaagaattctCCGCGAGATTTTCCGAAACGTGCTCGGCATAATCTCCCGATCCTCGGGATCTACTTGTCTAATCCTGGGAGGAGCGATAACGGCCAGGTTTTGTTTCGCGGCTCCGAATCTAAGTCATCCCACGTGACGACGGAAATCCGCGGAAAATACGTTGAAATGATTCCGCGAATGTCCCCTCTTTAAGAGATATCACCGGTATATCTCAACGGGCAATGTTACTAGAGTACGAGAATGCTTTCGCGTAAAATTCTTCTCGGGTCctacttttatttcttatatctttGCTCAACCATTTCGCGGCACATTACTCTTGATTTTTTGCCTCATTATTATAAAGCTCCATAAAACTTCTTGCAAACTGTTAATTTAAGCTTAGTTATTCTCTCATctcaatcaattttaatttgtaccGAGGCGTCCGTGTGATTTATCATTTCTCTTCTTTTGAAAAAGAGATCGTTATCACAAATATCTCGCTCTACGCTTTATTCTCTTTCACGCGAGGCGCGCTGTATCTGAGGGACGTCCCAGCGAGATTCCGCGGGATTTTCTCTCGGGGCTCGACTCTCGAGCCTGCATCTGCGCCCTTTGCAGTGACGAAGAACAAAAAGAGGCGGGAAATACTCACAGCTAACTGCGTTCATGCCGTGTCGTTTGCCCGGGTGTTGTTGATCGTGGATCATGGCCGCGGGTACCGGCAGCGCTTCCGGTTCCGGTTCCCCGGCAGAGTAGTCCGGCGGTTGTTCCATCGACATGGCGCGGTCCCGCTCCCGCTCCCGTTCCCGCGCCTTCGCCTCCAGGATCGCCTGGATCTCGATCTGCTCGTCGGTGATCTCGTGCTCCTGCTCGACCACCCGGTGCTTCTGCTCCATCAGTTGCTTCAGGCGGTTCACCAGCATCTGCGCACGATCGAGTAGAATAAGAATCGAGAGATgcgatttaaagaaaattaaaataataatatgatttttatgtgtaattcatacactgtaatatttttctccatGTAATTTCTTGTGTgccgatttaatttaatgtccAATGTCCGCGAGTCCAATGCTACGAATGTGCAAGAACCGCGATTTTATGTTCGCGCATTTTGTTTACTCGCGAATAAAACTCCTTATCGCACGCGTTTAGTATCGGGAAATACTTTCTAGCGGAGAATGTCCACGTGGACACACAGTGTCACGCGATTGGTTATCGAGTAAAAAAGCTTTCGAGATTTCAGGAATTCTCTATTCGATTAGGCAATTCTGTTGAACACAAGTGTCTATCTAAGATTCTAAATCATTTTCTTTGCTCGAAAGCATCTTGAGTATATGAACTCAGCGGAATTGTGCCGGTTGTTGACGAAGAAACGTCACCGCGTGTAGATTACGCTATTGCTTACGATATTTTCTGCCTCGTCCGCGGAATCGCCGTAGAAGAAGCCCGGCGGCAGCGGTTCCGATTGCGGTTGCGGTTGCGGTTGCGGAAACGCGTGGGCCCTGTTGATGCCACTCGTGGCACAGGACAGCACGAGTGCCGCCAGCAGACACAAGCTTGTCCTAGCGGCGGTTCGTCGACTACCTCTTGTCGTCATTCCCTCGTATCTCGTGCTCTCTGCGAAAACGAGAAGAAAAGCGCGCTCGTACAGAAGATAAGAATAATACAGAGAACCAATATATGGATATCGTAAGACGGGATTATTGTTATAAGAATTACGATTCCGTAATGAGGATTGTTAGAGAAATTATATGAATGAGAAAGATGATTTACCTACATATAAGAATTACGGAAGCATTACAGAATGTTCATTACGAGAAATTACGGGTTGGAAGCGTTTTAATTGAATTACCCGAAAAATAGGGGAGTATGTTTCAGGAACGAATCTTTGTCCTTCCAACTGGACACAGCTCCTTCCCGAAatctcttttgtatttttaatatgacgAAAACATTTCGCGTTTGTAATGTGTTTTTGCAGGAAGATGAACAAaagttttctctctttatgcAGGATACACCTGCCAGGTTTTCAATACTTTCCcttttccgatattttttcTCGCTTTCCGCAGACACGTTCGGAAGAATTATGACACTTCGTGTCCGAAATATTGGAATCCTCGTAAATTAACGGAATTGATTGCGAAACGGTCATAATACCCGAAAGGAAAGTGAGAAAATATTCTGCCGAGATCCGAGAtcggaaaagaaattttcccTTTTCGAATAAATTTCGTAATGTTAATGATAGCAACAGCCTTTATGAAAAGCAAACTTCCTAAAACCgtaaaaaaactgtaaaaagaaaaatggggAGGCACAAAACGGCACAAGTAAACGCGGAACAAGCGAATGCAAGGAACCGGAAGGAATAAGTGCTTTCTCGCACGCGTAGGCATATGTCACAGTCGCGTTGGTCTATCGCGAACGGCGAAGCTTGAGAAAACGGAGAGAAAGCATACAGTCGTGGTGATTGTATTATGTACATCGTAACGTTCCTCTCGTCACCGCGAGACCGAGAGATAAAAAGGTTCTCGCGGGTTATCCCCGCGTTCGCGCGCGGAGGGCCCAAGATGCGGGGGGCAAAAGATGCTCGTCGGCGATGGTTTTGCGCtgatataattgatttttttgccTCGTCACGGAGGACGGGgcaccgaatctcaaagatgGAGGTGGGAACGGGCGGGCGATTTGTGTGTACGATCCGCGCGATCGAGAGTCTCCCGGGGTCATCGCGGATTATCCTTTTGACCGATACGGCGTTATCGCGTGACGGGCCGAGTGTCACGTGGTAACGAAGAAGTAAAATCGAGCGCGAGAGAGCGGAGACTCGCGGCTAAGTTATCACGAAACTGCGCGATATTACGCGTCGCATACAATAACGATAATGGGAAACGATAGTGACAGATGCGCGGACACGTCGCCGTCGCCCGTCACGGCGCGGCGATAATAACACTAAcgaggaaaataataaataaatatccagAAATCGGTGCAGGCGGCGGACCTGGCGGACGGAGCGATCGCTGTTTGGTGACGCGCTGCGTTTAACGATTATTTATAGATTCTAAATCGATTTCGCCGTTATTCTCGCTGGCCGCGAGAACAAGCGCACCGCGACGAAGCTTGTCTCTGTCGCAAACAAAACGATTAGAAACCAATTCTCTCGCACGCAGATTTACTCGCGTTCGACGCAGAAGCTCTCGCCGCTGGGGATCCGATGATTTACTTAGGAATTGATGCGAGGATCGACGAATTTTTTAGCTCGGCCGAACAAAGGACGACAGTGAAGGGAGTATTTCGTTCGTCACGTCGGAATTTAATCTATTCGATTGAACTTGATGAAATTGATtagcaaagaaaaataaagagaaataaaattgaatgacCGATACACAAACGGATCCACCCGATAACTCTTACaactctttaaaaatattcgataagCCGAGGGTTAACTAAATTAAACCCGTTTGATTTAAACGAGCCAAAGAATCGCCGTTAATGAAATGGCACGCGTAGAAATTCTGTCGGGACGATCAGGGGATCGCGCGAGCGTAACTTACTTTGGTCGAATCTCGCTGAGAACTCGCGATCTATTTCGTCGACGGTACGACACGCGGTGGTAGAATGAGCGACGAAGGGCTGTTGCACCCTCTATTATACCCGCGCGCAGGTATCCTCCTCCGCATCCGTGTCATCCCCGCCCTCCCCGATATGTTTCTCGTAACCGCCCTGTTGTAGTAGGTGTCCGACGCGACGCGGGAAAATAAGAAGGGTTGCCCGACCCCCTGCCTCTCATCATCATTTCTTCGCCGAAATGCGCGACGCCTACCTTCGCGcgaccccctcccccccccgcACGTTTGTTGTTAATACACGGTTCTCCTTGACCGCGCCATTTAAGCCATCGTCATTCTTGGATTCTGATTTGGAATCCAAGGAAAACCTGATATCGCGCGAACGGAATTGTAAGATGACGTTCTAGCTGCGAACCGACagattttcgattttcttttcgttgTTGATCGGGGGTGAGACTCTTTTGCAGCGAATCACGTAACTTATATGTACGTAATTCTACTTGTAGCGTAAACAGTTTTAAAAACGTGCCGCATGTTAAAAGatgtctaataaatataaataaaaaaattaagaagttaattaaagagaatcttagaaatataaaagcaattttcgGTATAATAATTTGCCTGCTAAAATCGATTTCTTTCGATTATTTCACGTATGATAGAAAGTATTCAGATAAGGTCATCGAGTGTGAtggtcgcacgagcgaagcgagttcaacttcacactcattcagaatcgaccactttttccactagttgtacaatatactatatatcgcggatgtttatataaaatgtttcatacaaagtatacatttttttagaaatttagatGATCTTTCTTTAACAGTTTTGTATGCAGATTGAATGTAAgaatttacgtaaaaaaatcacttaagACTGCAAGGGCGCAAGCAAATCATCTGTATTATCAAAAtcgaaaattgtttttatctttggtaacatttattttccattttatgttaattgagTGTTTCTTATTCCTCTTTTAGTGAGTACACTGACCGGCAGGAATGCCTGGACGTTTCGAtgacatgtatacatatatgtccaGGCATTTCTGCCGGTTCAGTGcacgtatattattaaagtttccaattctatttttaagaAGCCTGTGCAAgaattttgacataaaaaattttattattaaaagattcaTCGATCGTCGACTCGAATCAAAGCTTCATAATTTCTTGTTTatgaaaatcaaatttattgatatgATATAATTGACTCATCGTCCGCATTGCAGAATCCGCGGAAAGTCTCCGATATGCGtatcatatttctttattattttgtcgaaGATTGCTTGAGAAGCCGATTCGAATACTCCCGCCTGGTGTCGCGCGATTTAATTGCGACGCGCTAATTATTACGACAATGACGAGGAAAATGACGCGCATTATAAAGTTGCCGATAGTATCGACGCGTAATGAAAACAAACCAACGTCAGGCAGGCGGGCGGATAGCTCGTCTTCGATGCGCACATTCTCCTCTGAATTCTGTCGAGAATTTTAGACATCTAGGCATTGAGAGGCATTGAGAAATCTACGCGTGGGAGGAGGAGGGTGCGTTTTTGGATCACGCCGCGCGGATCGCGCTCTtgcggcgtcgcgtcgcgtcgcgtcggttgCAAGAACACGCGCGCGTCTCCGGTCATAAATTGTGCGTTGATGAgcgaatatttataattagacATTTAGCAATGTCCGGTCTTACGTCGCGGGCGGGTGGTGACACTCGAGATCGCTTCTTATCGCGAC
This sequence is a window from Temnothorax longispinosus isolate EJ_2023e chromosome 11, Tlon_JGU_v1, whole genome shotgun sequence. Protein-coding genes within it:
- the LOC139821679 gene encoding uncharacterized protein, with the translated sequence MTTRGSRRTAARTSLCLLAALVLSCATSGINRAHAFPQPQPQPQSEPLPPGFFYGDSADEAENIMLVNRLKQLMEQKHRVVEQEHEITDEQIEIQAILEAKARERERERDRAMSMEQPPDYSAGEPEPEALPVPAAMIHDQQHPGKRHGMNAVSYMSLCHFKICNMGRKRQSK